DNA from Balneolaceae bacterium:
AAGCATTTCCAGTGGGACGGTCCCGTGGGCTGCGCCTTTCCCGCTCCCATCAGCCACGGCATCGTGCTCGACACCAAGCGCGTAGACGATTCCTGGATGGACGTGGACGCCCGACAGCTCTTTTCGGAGATCACCGACAACGAGGTGCATGTGATCAACGACACCGACGCCACCGGCCTGGCCGAAATGCACTTCGGAGCGGGACGCAACCACAACGGCATGGTGATTGTGCTGACGGTGGGCACCGGAATCGGCTCCTCGTTGTTTATGGACGGCACGCTGGTGCCCAATTCCGAGCTGGGACGCATTAGCATCGACGGGCAGACCGTGGAGGAGCTCGCCTCCAACCGCGCGCGGAAGGAGGAGGGCATCGGCAAGAAACGCTGGGCCAAGCGCCTGCAGAAGGTGCTGGAGACCTACGAGAAGCTATTCCATCCCGACCTTTTTATTCTCGGGGGACAGCTGAGCCGGAAGACCGAAAAGACCCTGCCCTATATCAAGATCAACACCAGCTTCAAGGCGGCCAGCTTCCAGAACGACGCGAGTATTGTGGGCGCGGCCATGGTGGCGGCCGACCGCAAGAGCCGCCGGAAGGACACCTTTTTTCACTGAGTGGGTTGGGTTGCTGGCGGCGTGGCGGCGTGATGCACCCCACAGGCCGATTTTTCACACCTTTATTTTTGTGAAATTTTCACAAGTCCTTCCTTTGTCAGATGCATTTGAAAGCTGTTACGGGCATATGAGCATTCTGAATTTGTGAAAAAATCACAAATCTAAACCAGGGAAAATGGACGAGAGGGGGATAGTCCGATCGTATGGGATATCTTACTTTAAAGCAGGTTTTGTGGAAGAATCGAGGAAGGCCGTGTTATGTGTCCTCCTCCACAAATCCTATTCATGGGCTAAAGATCGGAGATCCTGGCCATCCAACTTACCCTTCAGTTTCAAGGAGCGGATATTAGGCCTGGACTTGCCCTTTTTATCCAGAGAAGAGAGGTACATATATACCATTTTCAGTTCCTTTTCGGAAAGCCGGTCAATTTCCTTCTTTAATTTCTCTTTTGTGATCATAGCCCAATGAGCTTCGCACCTATTGAAATGAAATTAACGGTCGCGAAAGTTCATAAGTACTGATCATTCGTCGAAGGAGTCCGGCAGGTCATTTTCGTAGAGTACCACGTCGCCTTCCCGGGCGAAGTCCTGCATCATCTCGTTGGCCTGGAAGAGTCCCCCGGCCCGCTTCACCTTTTCCATGTCGAAGCCGGTGGAACGGATGCCCTCATAGATAGGCTCGGTGCGCTTCTCCCCCACCAGAATCACCAGGTCCAGCCCCGCCCGCCCGATCTGCTCGCCGAACTCGCGGTTCTTCTCCTCCTGCAGCTCGCCCAGCTCGATCATGCCGGGGGTAATGATCACCCGCCTACCTCCCTCGAAGGAGCCTAGGATCTCCAGGGCGTTGCGGGCGCCGGTGGGATTGGAGTTGAAGGCGTCGTCGATCACCGTGAGCCCGTTCTGCTTTTTCAGCTCCAGGCGGTGCTCCACCGGCTCGATGCGCCGGGCCGCCACGGCGATGGTCTTCAGCCGCAGGCCCATGTGCCGCGCCACGGCGGCAGCCAGCAACAGGTTCTGCACGTTGTGGGCGCCCAGCAGGCGCATGCTAATCTGCTCGCGCCCCTCGACGTCCTCCCCTTCCACCAGTGTGAAGCTCGTGCCCTCCGGCCCGTAGGCTACCTCCCCCGCCCGCAGGTCGCCGCCCT
Protein-coding regions in this window:
- a CDS encoding ROK family protein, with amino-acid sequence MEVLGIDIGSYGVKGCIVDTEQGEILSDRYSTDRLEDTSPKQLLSLMHKVVRKHFQWDGPVGCAFPAPISHGIVLDTKRVDDSWMDVDARQLFSEITDNEVHVINDTDATGLAEMHFGAGRNHNGMVIVLTVGTGIGSSLFMDGTLVPNSELGRISIDGQTVEELASNRARKEEGIGKKRWAKRLQKVLETYEKLFHPDLFILGGQLSRKTEKTLPYIKINTSFKAASFQNDASIVGAAMVAADRKSRRKDTFFH